From the genome of Deltaproteobacteria bacterium, one region includes:
- a CDS encoding type 1 glutamine amidotransferase — MNRILILDNSIDHGVYQPLEHWKPLLLFPFDSFRVSAGEMPGSLDPYSHVIVTGSEASVLGDLDWILAEEELLRLAVGMGKVILGSCFGHQMIARSLFGKETVRRMKEPEIGWSRIRIIRGDSLVGRAGQYVHTFLLHFDEVCGLPKQEATVLARSARCRVQAFKLRQRPVWGIQAHPEIGIVEGLRLLGSLLENDEHRRRYLARAERSCPRDSGWIVPLMRAFQQSQSSAKVSESDPPVEG; from the coding sequence ATGAATCGAATCTTGATCCTCGACAACTCGATCGACCATGGAGTCTACCAGCCCCTTGAACACTGGAAGCCCCTATTGCTGTTTCCCTTCGACTCTTTTCGCGTCTCCGCAGGCGAGATGCCCGGATCTCTCGATCCGTACTCCCACGTGATTGTTACAGGTTCGGAAGCCTCGGTCCTTGGAGATTTGGACTGGATCCTCGCAGAGGAGGAACTGCTTCGCCTGGCGGTGGGAATGGGTAAAGTGATTCTCGGAAGCTGTTTCGGCCATCAGATGATTGCACGCTCTCTTTTCGGCAAGGAAACCGTGAGAAGGATGAAAGAGCCTGAGATAGGATGGTCGAGAATCAGGATCATAAGGGGCGATTCCCTGGTCGGTAGAGCGGGCCAGTACGTGCATACTTTCCTTCTCCACTTCGACGAGGTCTGTGGGCTGCCGAAACAGGAGGCGACAGTCCTGGCGCGTTCTGCCCGGTGTAGGGTGCAGGCCTTCAAGCTGAGACAGCGGCCTGTCTGGGGCATCCAGGCGCACCCTGAGATCGGCATAGTGGAGGGGCTCAGGCTTCTCGGCAGCCTGCTGGAAAATGATGAGCACCGCCGCCGGTACCTGGCCCGGGCAGAGCGGTCCTGCCCTCGGGATTCCGGCTGGATCGTCCCGCTGATGAGGGCCTTCCAACAGTCCCAGTCGTCGGCCAAGGTGTCCGAGTCTGATCCTCCTGTCGAGGGTTGA
- a CDS encoding enoyl-CoA hydratase/isomerase family protein translates to MEYETIIMEVRDRVGLLTLNRPGALNTFSTRLAVELNHALGELDRDPRVRVVIIKGAGRAFCAGIDVNELAGKSPLEIREWIRCMDTHNTTIAGLSKPVIAAVHGAAVANGCGLAAACDLTIASEDARFGLTAINVGLFCFGPSAPLSRCLGKKKSLELLLTGEIIDAREAERIGLVNRVVPNEKLDESAMELARLLASKSPIALQMGRTSFYRMSDMSYDEAIAYLGEVFTTLCTTEDAKEGVSAFKEKREPQWKER, encoded by the coding sequence GTGGAATATGAAACGATAATCATGGAGGTCAGGGACCGCGTGGGCCTGCTTACCCTGAACCGGCCCGGTGCGCTGAATACTTTCAGTACCAGGCTGGCCGTGGAGCTCAACCATGCCCTTGGGGAGTTGGACAGGGACCCCCGGGTTCGCGTAGTCATCATAAAGGGCGCTGGCCGGGCCTTCTGTGCTGGGATCGATGTGAATGAGCTCGCCGGGAAAAGTCCACTCGAGATTCGCGAATGGATAAGGTGCATGGACACCCACAATACGACCATCGCCGGTTTGAGCAAGCCTGTCATCGCGGCCGTCCATGGCGCAGCCGTGGCCAATGGATGTGGCCTCGCTGCTGCCTGTGACCTGACCATAGCCAGTGAGGATGCCCGATTTGGATTGACGGCCATAAACGTGGGACTCTTCTGTTTTGGACCGTCGGCGCCATTGTCGCGCTGTCTGGGCAAGAAGAAGAGTCTGGAACTCCTTCTCACCGGTGAGATCATCGATGCAAGAGAGGCAGAGCGGATTGGGCTGGTGAACCGAGTCGTACCCAACGAGAAACTGGATGAGTCCGCCATGGAACTCGCACGATTGCTGGCAAGCAAGAGCCCGATCGCTCTTCAAATGGGCAGGACTTCCTTCTACAGGATGTCGGACATGAGCTATGATGAAGCCATTGCCTATCTCGGCGAGGTATTCACCACCCTATGCACAACCGAGGACGCCAAGGAGGGTGTGAGTGCCTTCAAAGAGAAACGGGAACCCCAATGGAAAGAACGATAG
- a CDS encoding universal stress protein, with protein sequence MKLKKILVGLDLDVSPKPVLQTAAFLSRTFGSQVCLLHVIEGITPQRITEEFFESVRAAAELSMKRAAESLDSETAKRTKTVVTYGHPFAAIIKTAREEDADLVCIGARRKQGVADVILGSTAEKIVRKAPCPVLVVKGRKLPRFSSILVPVDFSEPSKQSLDAAVDFARSLGSRITVLHVIEPITIPYAGFAEAYVPPVMPKKELSAARSDLKTFLGSVDFRGLSWQFKIRRGLVTEAIRRFIRSNPTDLIVMGTHGRTGLPHALLGSTTESVLRSVSSSVLTIRPEGFRFVMP encoded by the coding sequence ATGAAACTGAAGAAGATTCTTGTCGGTCTCGATCTGGACGTCTCCCCGAAGCCGGTTCTCCAAACCGCGGCTTTTCTCTCGCGTACCTTCGGCAGCCAGGTGTGCCTCCTTCACGTAATTGAAGGTATTACGCCCCAGCGGATCACGGAAGAGTTTTTTGAATCCGTGCGCGCAGCAGCAGAACTGTCAATGAAGCGAGCCGCGGAATCCCTTGACAGCGAAACGGCAAAAAGAACCAAGACCGTCGTTACCTATGGCCATCCATTTGCTGCCATCATCAAGACGGCCCGTGAGGAGGACGCTGATCTTGTCTGCATCGGTGCCAGGCGGAAGCAAGGCGTGGCCGATGTGATTCTTGGAAGCACGGCAGAGAAGATCGTCCGCAAAGCACCCTGCCCTGTGCTGGTGGTCAAGGGGAGGAAACTTCCCAGGTTCTCGAGCATCCTGGTGCCGGTCGACTTTTCCGAGCCCTCCAAGCAGAGCCTTGATGCGGCCGTCGACTTCGCTCGATCCTTGGGATCGAGGATCACCGTTCTCCACGTGATCGAACCCATCACAATCCCTTATGCCGGATTTGCCGAAGCCTATGTGCCGCCCGTGATGCCCAAGAAAGAACTCAGTGCGGCCAGGTCCGATCTGAAGACCTTTCTAGGCTCGGTTGATTTTCGGGGTCTCTCCTGGCAGTTCAAGATCCGGAGGGGTCTGGTCACAGAGGCGATCCGCCGATTCATCAGGTCGAATCCCACCGATCTCATCGTTATGGGTACCCACGGCCGCACCGGGTTGCCCCATGCCCTTCTGGGGAGCACCACGGAAAGTGTTCTGCGGAGTGTGAGCTCTTCGGTCTTGACGATTAGGCCTGAAGGGTTCAGGTTCGTCATGCCTTAA
- a CDS encoding TraB/GumN family protein, which translates to MVDLLSRLSFQDREIILIGTAHMSKESVDLVGRVIEEERPETVCVELCRSRYESITEKRRWEETDLLKVIKEKKAFLLLSNLMLASFQRKMGRKLGIKPGGEIIRAIEAARQVGARIHLADRDIRITLSRTWRVMGLWAKAKLLAQLLTSIGQMDGFDQEEIEKLKRRDVLETLLAEIGETFPAIKGTLIDERDQYLAYRIRTAPGKRIVAVVGAGHVPGVQKYWERPVDIEALNQIPHRGVLWVFLKWGIPALVVGLILAGFLTAGKAGSRDLIKWWIAANGLLAGLGAAAAMGHPLTILSAFVAAPLTSLNPMIAAGWVSGLVETLLSKPKVRDFEGLPEDISSVKGFWKNRITRILLVVVFTNIGSSLGTFVAIPLMLRVLA; encoded by the coding sequence ATGGTGGACCTACTGAGTCGGCTGAGCTTTCAGGACAGAGAGATCATACTCATCGGGACTGCCCACATGTCAAAAGAGAGCGTGGATTTGGTTGGGCGGGTCATCGAAGAAGAGAGGCCAGAGACGGTCTGTGTCGAACTGTGTCGATCGAGGTATGAGTCGATCACGGAGAAGCGCAGATGGGAGGAGACGGACCTTCTCAAGGTGATAAAGGAGAAAAAGGCCTTCCTCCTCCTCTCGAATCTGATGCTTGCGAGTTTCCAGAGGAAGATGGGCCGTAAGCTGGGCATCAAGCCCGGTGGAGAAATCATCCGGGCCATCGAAGCGGCACGGCAGGTGGGTGCCCGGATTCACCTGGCAGACCGAGACATACGAATTACCCTCTCCCGAACCTGGCGTGTTATGGGGCTCTGGGCAAAGGCGAAGCTCCTTGCTCAGCTCCTCACATCGATAGGACAGATGGATGGTTTTGACCAAGAGGAGATCGAGAAGCTCAAGAGGAGGGATGTTCTTGAGACGTTGCTGGCTGAAATAGGGGAAACCTTCCCGGCGATCAAGGGGACACTCATCGATGAGAGGGACCAGTATCTGGCCTATCGAATAAGGACGGCACCGGGCAAAAGGATCGTTGCGGTTGTCGGAGCCGGACACGTTCCGGGCGTTCAGAAGTATTGGGAGAGGCCTGTGGACATAGAGGCTCTCAATCAGATACCTCACCGAGGTGTGCTGTGGGTTTTTTTGAAGTGGGGTATTCCTGCCCTTGTAGTGGGGTTGATCCTGGCCGGTTTTCTTACGGCCGGGAAAGCGGGGAGTAGGGATCTTATCAAATGGTGGATCGCAGCGAACGGCCTTTTGGCCGGCCTTGGAGCCGCGGCCGCCATGGGCCATCCACTGACGATCCTGTCCGCCTTTGTCGCGGCTCCACTGACCTCTCTCAACCCGATGATCGCTGCCGGCTGGGTTTCGGGCCTTGTGGAGACTCTTCTGAGCAAGCCTAAGGTAAGGGACTTCGAGGGGCTTCCAGAAGACATCTCATCGGTGAAAGGGTTCTGGAAGAACAGGATCACCAGGATCCTCCTGGTCGTGGTGTTCACGAATATTGGAAGCTCTCTGGGCACCTTTGTGGCCATACCGCTGATGTTGAGGGTACTGGCATAG
- a CDS encoding DUF2088 domain-containing protein, which translates to MPRTRVFSIPYGDGAISASLPERTRVIRPPASPLPALPDLPQSVREALENPVAHEPLSKLVGPNSRVTIGFDDPIGFAPSQRQPDFRGVAVKVVLEELERLGVDSQNIRLVCAVGLHRKWTTRELGAILGEDLAYRLSPSRLFNHDAEDRENLIFLGETRRGQEVEVNRLVVDSDQFIYVSNPWSHFNGGWKSAVVGLSSYRSIRHHHRPFPKASGKSTMDPKRSAFPRLINEMGQVVERELAKKGRRFLIIEGAMNNAQPQEAVQVTAGHPPEAHAKTLEILQQQHVVEVKGQSDVVVYGMGNNRDPYSKMSFINPILVRNLGMSYSFGLFQNVPLVREGGIVILVHPCPCRFDAERYPSYVEMFEKLLVHRRDPFELWELHAEEYAHRPEFIHRYRFGYAFHGVHPLILWGQGAYGFRYVSKVFLAGATDFEVARMLGFEPFSTVEDAVARAESLLGKDCSIAYPEMQESFICDVEQT; encoded by the coding sequence ATGCCTCGGACAAGGGTTTTCTCCATACCATACGGTGACGGCGCCATATCGGCAAGTCTCCCCGAGAGGACGAGGGTCATCAGACCTCCGGCTTCCCCCCTTCCGGCCCTCCCCGATCTCCCGCAGTCTGTCCGGGAAGCCCTGGAAAATCCCGTTGCTCACGAACCTCTCTCCAAACTCGTGGGCCCCAACTCCAGAGTAACCATCGGGTTTGACGACCCTATCGGATTTGCTCCCAGCCAGAGACAGCCGGACTTCCGCGGTGTGGCAGTCAAAGTGGTTTTAGAGGAGCTGGAAAGGCTGGGTGTAGACTCCCAGAACATCAGACTGGTGTGCGCCGTAGGGCTCCACAGAAAATGGACTACCAGGGAGTTGGGCGCCATTCTGGGAGAAGATCTGGCATACCGTCTCAGCCCCAGCAGGCTCTTCAATCACGACGCGGAGGACAGGGAGAATCTGATTTTCTTGGGTGAAACAAGAAGAGGCCAGGAAGTCGAGGTGAACCGTCTCGTCGTGGACTCCGACCAGTTCATCTATGTCAGCAACCCCTGGTCTCATTTCAATGGCGGGTGGAAATCGGCTGTCGTGGGTCTGAGCAGCTATCGCAGCATTCGTCATCACCACCGTCCCTTCCCCAAAGCCTCGGGTAAATCCACAATGGATCCCAAACGTTCAGCCTTTCCGAGATTGATCAACGAGATGGGTCAGGTGGTCGAAAGAGAATTGGCAAAGAAGGGACGGCGTTTTCTCATAATCGAAGGAGCCATGAACAATGCCCAGCCGCAGGAAGCCGTACAGGTGACCGCAGGACACCCGCCCGAGGCCCACGCCAAGACCCTTGAGATACTCCAGCAACAGCACGTGGTCGAGGTCAAAGGGCAGTCCGACGTTGTAGTTTACGGCATGGGCAACAACCGGGATCCTTACTCCAAGATGTCCTTCATCAATCCCATACTTGTGAGAAACCTCGGGATGTCATACAGCTTCGGCCTTTTCCAGAACGTTCCCCTGGTTCGGGAGGGTGGAATCGTAATCCTGGTTCACCCATGCCCTTGCCGCTTCGATGCCGAGAGGTACCCATCCTATGTGGAAATGTTCGAAAAGCTCCTGGTTCACAGGAGGGATCCCTTTGAACTGTGGGAACTCCACGCGGAGGAGTATGCCCATCGGCCCGAGTTCATCCACAGGTATAGATTCGGCTATGCCTTTCACGGCGTGCATCCTTTGATCCTGTGGGGCCAGGGCGCTTACGGCTTCAGATACGTGAGTAAGGTCTTTCTGGCTGGTGCCACCGATTTCGAGGTGGCTCGCATGCTCGGGTTCGAACCCTTTTCGACGGTAGAAGATGCCGTCGCCCGGGCGGAAAGCCTATTGGGAAAGGACTGCAGCATCGCTTACCCGGAGATGCAGGAGAGTTTTATCTGCGACGTGGAGCAGACCTGA
- a CDS encoding radical SAM protein has protein sequence MGLLEIERKSRVLTKARFGCLRDVYTLNVTKGCEFMCSYCYARGYPDAPLSGMIYLYRNLPERLAQEIDNPGRRSPVGWVVLNTASDSFQTHPEILAVTYRTMKVLLERGIGFSFLTKGWIPKRFIDLFAEHPRLVCAGIGLVSTSPRYREIFEPKSATVAQRLENIERLKEKGIDVFVRIDPIIPFYTDDEVSIRRIYEALAAREIKTVSLSYLHLRPAILEQLQRELPPTEFRVIRSCFEIQPWSLVGGVTRSKLIPAPLRRKGYQRFERLSREFGISPLVCSCKNPDLPGHRCTTGMPLGKTRQPEREKGRQLSLFLC, from the coding sequence ATGGGACTCTTGGAGATTGAAAGAAAGAGTAGGGTCCTGACAAAGGCTCGATTCGGCTGTCTGCGGGATGTCTACACGCTCAATGTGACCAAGGGCTGCGAATTCATGTGCTCTTACTGCTATGCCAGAGGTTATCCAGATGCCCCTCTTTCAGGCATGATCTACCTCTATCGAAACCTCCCGGAAAGACTCGCCCAGGAGATAGATAACCCAGGGAGGCGGTCTCCCGTTGGTTGGGTCGTACTCAACACAGCATCGGACTCGTTTCAAACCCATCCGGAGATCTTGGCCGTAACCTACCGGACCATGAAGGTGCTTCTGGAGCGAGGAATCGGATTCTCTTTCTTGACCAAGGGATGGATTCCGAAACGGTTCATCGATCTCTTCGCGGAGCATCCCCGCCTGGTCTGCGCCGGGATAGGCCTGGTCTCCACGTCCCCACGGTACAGGGAGATTTTCGAACCAAAGTCGGCCACCGTTGCCCAGCGTCTTGAAAACATCGAGAGGCTGAAAGAGAAGGGAATAGACGTTTTCGTTCGGATCGATCCCATCATCCCCTTCTATACAGACGATGAGGTCTCGATAAGGAGAATCTATGAGGCATTGGCTGCAAGGGAGATCAAGACGGTATCGTTGAGCTACCTCCACCTCAGACCAGCAATTCTGGAACAGTTGCAGCGGGAGTTGCCTCCAACCGAGTTCAGGGTCATCCGCAGTTGCTTCGAGATTCAACCCTGGAGCCTCGTGGGCGGTGTGACTCGAAGCAAGCTGATTCCAGCCCCCTTGAGGAGGAAGGGATATCAGCGTTTCGAGAGACTTTCCAGAGAGTTCGGGATCTCCCCTCTTGTCTGTTCGTGCAAGAATCCGGATCTCCCCGGCCACCGGTGCACTACTGGAATGCCTCTCGGCAAGACAAGACAGCCGGAAAGGGAGAAAGGACGGCAGCTCAGCCTCTTTTTGTGCTGA